A window from Cytobacillus sp. IB215665 encodes these proteins:
- a CDS encoding GNAT family N-acetyltransferase, with the protein MNIRILAESDAPIYQEFRLKALQTNPEAFGSTYEREVQFSTDTVVERIKPSKDKFVLGSFDNDGSLFGTVTFIRESNVKTAHKGNVFGMCVAPEVRGQGIGKELMMELIKMAKGCEGLEQINLTVEHNNKYAKKLYESVGFKIYGIELKSLKFNGQYFDEDLMVFVL; encoded by the coding sequence ATGAATATTCGTATTTTGGCTGAGTCTGATGCTCCTATCTATCAAGAATTTCGATTAAAGGCCTTACAAACTAATCCTGAAGCGTTTGGCTCAACATATGAAAGAGAAGTCCAATTTTCAACTGATACCGTTGTAGAGCGAATAAAACCATCTAAAGATAAGTTTGTTTTAGGCTCTTTTGATAATGATGGTTCATTATTTGGAACTGTTACTTTTATTCGTGAAAGCAATGTTAAGACTGCTCATAAAGGAAATGTTTTTGGTATGTGTGTAGCTCCTGAGGTTAGAGGGCAAGGTATCGGAAAAGAACTGATGATGGAACTTATAAAAATGGCAAAAGGGTGCGAAGGATTAGAACAAATCAATTTAACCGTAGAACATAATAACAAATATGCTAAAAAGTTATATGAATCTGTTGGATTTAAAATTTATGGAATAGAGCTTAAATCATTAAAGTTTAATGGTCAATACTTTGATGAAGATTTAATGGTATTTGTTTTATAA
- the spoVB gene encoding stage V sporulation protein B, with product MTKQTFLKGTLILVIAGLITRILGFINRVVIARMIGEEGVGLYMMAVPTLILTINLTQLGLPVAISKLVAEAEAVGDRRKIKKILVISLSITLITSVIFTSGMIGFAPLLSNTLLTDSRTLYPLLAISPIVPIVALSSVMRGYFQGKQNMKPPAISQVIEQIVRITLVAVFTKAFLPYGIEFAAAGAMISVVIGEFASLIYMITMFKLNKRIRVRRHFFKSMKGGKETFNGLMRIALPTTGSRLIGSISWFFEPIVVAQSLAIAGLSISLATRQYGELTGYALPLMFLPSFITHSLQVALVPAISEAAANNKMQIVEYRLQQALRLSFVTGGLAVVVLYIFATPLMEIMYGTSNAAIYVKLMAPFFILHYFQGPLQATLQALDLAKAAMINSLIGAIVKLAAIFALATQPEIGIMGAALAIVVSMMLVTLLHFSTVLKVISYTFYVKDYIKTGLTIIISGIVGHYVFSYLLTMDSLIFKTLFAIISTSLTYFLLLIIFNLIKPEELARVPILRKLFTTSGK from the coding sequence ATGACAAAACAAACATTTTTGAAAGGTACGCTTATACTCGTTATAGCTGGTTTAATAACAAGAATTCTAGGATTTATTAACAGAGTCGTAATAGCTAGAATGATTGGTGAAGAAGGCGTCGGCCTATATATGATGGCCGTGCCGACATTGATTCTAACAATTAATTTAACCCAGCTTGGACTTCCTGTTGCAATATCAAAGCTCGTAGCAGAAGCAGAAGCAGTTGGTGACAGAAGAAAAATCAAAAAAATATTAGTTATCTCGTTATCAATTACACTTATTACGAGCGTTATTTTTACAAGTGGAATGATTGGATTTGCCCCATTACTCTCCAATACGCTATTAACCGATTCAAGAACACTTTATCCTTTGTTAGCGATTTCTCCGATTGTTCCAATTGTTGCATTGTCATCGGTTATGAGAGGGTATTTTCAAGGGAAGCAGAATATGAAACCACCAGCTATTTCACAGGTGATAGAACAAATCGTTCGAATTACACTCGTAGCAGTCTTTACAAAAGCTTTTTTACCTTATGGGATTGAATTTGCTGCTGCTGGTGCAATGATTTCTGTAGTGATAGGCGAATTTGCTTCACTTATTTATATGATAACGATGTTTAAGCTAAATAAGAGAATAAGAGTTCGCAGACATTTTTTTAAATCAATGAAAGGTGGAAAAGAAACGTTTAATGGGTTGATGAGAATAGCATTGCCTACTACTGGAAGCAGATTAATTGGTTCAATTTCATGGTTTTTTGAACCCATTGTCGTTGCGCAAAGCCTCGCTATAGCAGGGCTCTCAATATCTCTTGCTACAAGACAATACGGGGAATTAACAGGATATGCCCTTCCATTAATGTTCTTACCCTCTTTTATTACTCATTCATTACAAGTTGCACTAGTACCTGCCATTAGTGAGGCTGCTGCAAATAACAAAATGCAGATCGTGGAATATAGGCTACAGCAAGCATTACGTCTATCTTTTGTTACTGGAGGTTTAGCTGTAGTTGTTCTTTATATTTTTGCCACACCTCTTATGGAGATTATGTACGGGACTAGCAATGCAGCGATATATGTAAAATTAATGGCTCCTTTTTTTATTTTACATTATTTTCAAGGGCCATTACAAGCAACACTTCAAGCTCTTGATTTGGCAAAAGCCGCTATGATAAATAGTTTAATAGGGGCAATCGTTAAATTAGCTGCGATATTTGCCTTAGCAACTCAGCCAGAAATAGGGATAATGGGAGCTGCACTCGCTATTGTCGTATCAATGATGCTAGTTACTCTACTTCATTTTTCAACAGTATTAAAAGTCATTTCCTATACTTTTTACGTAAAGGATTATATAAAAACGGGTTTAACAATTATCATTTCAGGTATTGTTGGACACTATGTATTTTCTTATCTATTAACTATGGATTCATTAATATTTAAAACGCTATTTGCGATTATTAGTACATCTCTTACGTATTTTCTATTATTAATTATCTTTAACTTAATCAAACCTGAAGAGCTCGCTCGGGTACCTATATTAAGAAAATTATTTACAACTAGCGGCAAATAA
- a CDS encoding post-transcriptional regulator — protein MNNKLDVLEQFKAICQPALTSKLEEFCMFGYEDVTEEQLWECLKKKKWKRVKEGKKLYEMVNDILTLTISEYMSYITIEAYKAPNLFSEEGRDVLNQLL, from the coding sequence TTGAATAATAAATTGGATGTTCTTGAACAATTTAAAGCAATTTGTCAACCTGCTCTAACGAGTAAATTAGAAGAGTTCTGCATGTTTGGTTATGAAGATGTAACTGAGGAGCAGCTATGGGAGTGCTTAAAGAAAAAAAAGTGGAAGCGAGTAAAAGAAGGAAAGAAACTTTACGAAATGGTAAATGATATTTTGACGCTTACGATAAGCGAATATATGAGCTATATAACAATTGAAGCATATAAAGCACCAAATTTATTTAGTGAAGAAGGAAGAGATGTTTTAAATCAACTATTATAG
- the secDF gene encoding protein translocase subunit SecDF has protein sequence MVKRGRIVAFFLLVLVIGSTMGYTLKGITNDIKLGLDLQGGFEVLYEAIPVHEDEEITNSILESTAAALDRRVNVLGVSEPSIQIEGTDRIRVQLAGVEDQNKAREILSTGAKLTIRDVNDNIMLDGTDLEEGGASSSFDENGAPIVSLTIKDADKFGQVTEQILNMAPNNQLVMWLDFEEGVDSFEELKNTNSDKILSVANVNEVLNIKNPMITGNFTVTQTKELSDLLNAGALPVDLKEIYSTSVGAKFGEQAMEKTVFAGIVGIAIIFIFMIGYYRFPGLIATITLSIYIFLILLVFDLMNGVLTLPGIAALILGVGMAVDANIITYERIKEEIKLGKSTMSAFRAGNRRSLSTILDANITTLLAATVLFVYGTSSVKGFATMLIVSIIVSFITAVYGSRILLGLWVNSRFLNKKPGYFGVKQADILDIADVTDETELSTKFDKVDFVKHRKKFFLFSGAMVVVGVLLLLTMKLNLGIDFESGTRVEIGASQSLTAKEVTEELGQIGLVPDDEIVLSGTNNEIAVARFLGVLEQAKINELKSHFIDKYGQEPNVSTVSPTIGKELARNAFISVLIASIGIIIYVTIRFEMTMALAAIVALLHDSFFIIAFFSLTRLEVDLTFIAAVLTIVGYSINDTIVTFDRIRENYKKNKKIKTFEDLAAVVNKSLQQTLARSINTVLTVVVAVGALLIFGSESITNFSFALLIGLVAGTYSSMFIASQLWLVWKSKKLGLRNPSKKL, from the coding sequence ATGGTAAAAAGAGGTCGCATCGTAGCGTTTTTTTTGCTCGTGCTAGTGATTGGCAGCACGATGGGCTATACGCTAAAAGGAATAACCAACGATATTAAGTTAGGTCTTGACCTACAGGGTGGCTTTGAAGTTTTATATGAAGCTATACCTGTACATGAGGATGAGGAAATAACCAACTCAATTTTAGAAAGTACAGCTGCAGCTCTGGACCGACGTGTGAATGTTTTAGGTGTGAGTGAACCTAGTATTCAGATTGAAGGTACAGATCGAATTCGTGTGCAATTAGCAGGTGTTGAGGATCAAAATAAAGCAAGAGAAATCCTATCTACAGGTGCAAAGTTAACGATTAGAGATGTTAATGATAATATCATGCTAGATGGTACAGATTTAGAAGAGGGTGGTGCGAGTTCATCTTTTGATGAAAATGGCGCGCCGATTGTATCCCTTACAATAAAAGATGCAGATAAATTTGGTCAAGTTACTGAACAAATTTTAAATATGGCTCCAAATAATCAATTAGTTATGTGGCTTGATTTTGAAGAAGGTGTAGACTCATTTGAAGAGTTAAAGAACACGAATAGTGACAAAATTTTATCTGTTGCAAATGTAAATGAAGTATTGAATATTAAAAATCCAATGATAACAGGAAACTTTACTGTAACTCAGACGAAAGAGCTTTCTGATTTGTTGAATGCCGGAGCGCTACCAGTAGATCTAAAAGAAATTTATTCTACATCGGTAGGTGCCAAATTCGGAGAACAAGCAATGGAAAAAACGGTATTTGCAGGGATTGTCGGAATTGCAATCATCTTTATATTTATGATCGGTTATTATCGTTTTCCTGGATTAATCGCGACAATTACTTTAAGCATTTATATTTTCCTTATTCTGCTCGTTTTTGATTTAATGAATGGTGTTTTAACTTTGCCAGGTATCGCTGCGTTAATCCTAGGTGTAGGTATGGCTGTTGATGCAAATATCATTACATATGAGCGAATTAAGGAAGAAATTAAGCTAGGTAAATCGACGATGTCTGCTTTCCGGGCTGGAAACCGCAGGTCGTTATCAACTATTCTAGACGCTAACATTACTACATTGTTGGCAGCAACAGTATTGTTTGTATATGGGACAAGCTCAGTTAAAGGGTTTGCAACGATGTTAATCGTAAGTATTATCGTCAGCTTTATTACGGCTGTATATGGCTCAAGAATTTTGCTTGGCTTGTGGGTGAATAGCCGTTTCTTAAATAAAAAGCCTGGTTATTTTGGAGTTAAGCAAGCGGATATATTAGATATTGCAGACGTAACAGATGAAACAGAATTATCGACAAAATTTGATAAGGTTGATTTTGTAAAGCATCGTAAGAAATTTTTCCTATTCTCAGGGGCTATGGTTGTAGTTGGAGTGCTTCTTCTATTAACAATGAAGCTTAATCTCGGCATAGACTTTGAAAGTGGAACGAGGGTAGAAATCGGTGCTAGTCAATCGCTCACAGCGAAAGAAGTAACTGAAGAGCTTGGTCAGATAGGTTTAGTGCCAGATGATGAGATCGTACTTTCAGGAACAAATAATGAAATTGCAGTTGCACGCTTTTTAGGAGTACTTGAGCAAGCTAAAATTAATGAACTTAAGTCTCATTTTATTGACAAATACGGTCAAGAGCCTAATGTAAGTACAGTTTCTCCAACTATCGGTAAGGAACTAGCTCGTAATGCATTCATATCTGTATTGATTGCATCTATAGGTATCATCATTTATGTTACCATTCGGTTTGAAATGACGATGGCGTTAGCAGCCATTGTGGCATTGTTACACGACTCATTTTTCATTATTGCATTCTTTAGTTTAACTAGACTCGAAGTCGATTTAACATTTATTGCAGCGGTCTTAACGATCGTAGGTTATTCGATTAATGATACGATTGTTACATTTGATCGTATACGTGAAAACTATAAGAAGAACAAGAAAATTAAAACATTTGAAGATCTAGCAGCTGTTGTAAACAAAAGTCTACAGCAAACGTTAGCAAGGTCTATTAATACGGTGCTTACTGTAGTTGTTGCTGTAGGTGCATTGTTAATATTCGGAAGTGAATCAATTACAAACTTCTCATTTGCGTTACTGATCGGTTTAGTTGCAGGAACATATTCATCTATGTTTATCGCATCTCAGCTTTGGTTAGTTTGGAAAAGCAAGAAGCTAGGCCTTAGAAATCCTTCAAAAAAATTGTAA
- the recJ gene encoding single-stranded-DNA-specific exonuclease RecJ: protein MLQSKTRWKINECNEEQVHHLADALSITPLVAKLLINRGIDTIEDAHAFLNIENQEFHDPFLLEDMDVAIERIKQAIELEEKILIFGDYDADGVSSTAVLLSTLNDMGATVDFYIPNRFTEGYGPNEEAFKWAKEEGFSLIITVDTGIAALNEATVARKLGLDLIITDHHEPGPELPDALAIIHPKKPNSVYPCKELAGVGVAFKVAHALLGEVPTSLLDIVAIGTIADLVPLSGENRLIAYKGIKKLQVTSRKGIKELLKVCRVDANEINEDTIGFAIAPRLNAVGRLDSADPAVHLLMTDNVEEAAHLANEIDLLNKQRQQLVNKTTEEAIKQVEEQYPLEENAVLIVADEGWNSGIIGIVASRLVDKFYRPTIVLSVDQENGLAKGSARSIEGFDLFANLSKCRDILPHFGGHPMAAGMTLQLDDIEDLRYRLNAIAQDVLIEEEYVPITNIDTTCSIDEVTISTIEQIGKLAPYGMNNPKPKFLIDSVNISNMRKIGADQAHLKVVLEEAGSQLDTIAFRFGYLYDDISPLSRVSVVGDLSINEWNNNRKAQLMLQDISVNEWQLFDYRGTKDVEKLIELIPSHKLQLIIFNEQTIGKLQLSKYENVIYKVEAHDDVIDISSKHVILVDLPSSIEQISLLQHAGLPERIYALFHHEQDHFFTTIPTRKHFSWYYRFLVQKGSFDLNRYAEKLAIHKGWTKETIEFMSKVFFELEFVKIDNGFISISNHTEKRDLTESITYRSKQAQLELERTFSYSSYQQLKHWFDNNNNKGSQEAVNEWI, encoded by the coding sequence ATGCTACAGTCTAAAACTCGATGGAAAATAAATGAATGTAATGAAGAACAAGTACATCACCTTGCAGATGCACTAAGTATTACCCCTCTTGTTGCAAAATTACTCATCAATCGTGGCATAGATACTATTGAAGATGCTCATGCCTTTCTAAATATAGAAAATCAAGAATTTCATGACCCGTTTTTATTAGAAGATATGGATGTTGCTATTGAAAGAATAAAGCAAGCGATTGAACTTGAAGAAAAGATTCTCATTTTTGGTGACTATGACGCAGATGGTGTAAGTAGTACAGCAGTCCTACTATCAACTCTTAATGATATGGGAGCTACAGTAGACTTTTATATACCCAATCGGTTTACAGAAGGATATGGACCGAACGAGGAAGCTTTCAAATGGGCAAAAGAAGAAGGGTTTTCGCTAATCATAACTGTTGATACTGGAATTGCTGCTTTAAATGAAGCAACGGTTGCAAGGAAATTAGGGTTAGATTTAATTATAACTGATCATCATGAGCCAGGTCCTGAGCTTCCTGATGCGTTAGCAATTATCCACCCTAAAAAGCCAAATAGCGTATATCCGTGCAAAGAGTTGGCAGGGGTTGGTGTTGCATTTAAAGTGGCCCACGCATTACTTGGCGAGGTACCGACATCACTCTTAGATATTGTCGCCATTGGAACAATTGCAGATTTAGTCCCTCTATCTGGAGAAAATCGTCTAATTGCATATAAAGGAATTAAAAAGCTTCAAGTGACATCTAGAAAAGGAATAAAAGAATTATTGAAAGTTTGTCGTGTTGATGCAAATGAAATTAATGAAGATACAATTGGCTTTGCTATTGCACCGAGACTTAACGCAGTTGGTAGGTTGGATTCTGCTGATCCAGCAGTTCATTTACTAATGACTGATAATGTAGAGGAAGCCGCTCACCTTGCTAATGAAATAGATCTGTTAAATAAGCAACGTCAGCAGCTAGTAAATAAAACAACAGAAGAAGCGATAAAACAAGTTGAGGAACAATACCCTCTAGAGGAAAATGCTGTGCTTATTGTTGCAGATGAAGGTTGGAATTCAGGGATAATCGGTATCGTTGCATCACGTCTTGTAGATAAATTCTACCGTCCAACCATTGTTTTAAGTGTAGATCAAGAAAATGGACTAGCAAAAGGGTCTGCTAGAAGCATTGAAGGCTTTGATTTATTTGCAAATTTATCAAAATGTCGTGATATTTTACCTCATTTTGGTGGTCATCCTATGGCTGCTGGGATGACACTACAGCTTGATGATATTGAAGATTTACGCTACCGTTTAAATGCTATAGCTCAAGATGTTTTAATCGAAGAGGAATATGTCCCCATTACCAACATCGATACAACATGTTCAATTGACGAAGTGACGATTTCAACAATTGAGCAAATTGGCAAATTGGCACCATATGGAATGAACAATCCAAAGCCAAAGTTTTTGATAGATAGTGTCAATATTAGCAACATGCGTAAGATTGGGGCTGATCAAGCACACTTGAAAGTAGTGCTTGAAGAAGCTGGGAGTCAATTAGATACAATTGCTTTTAGATTTGGTTATTTGTATGATGATATATCTCCCCTTTCTCGAGTATCTGTCGTAGGAGATTTATCTATTAATGAGTGGAACAATAATCGAAAGGCTCAATTAATGCTGCAAGATATTAGTGTGAATGAGTGGCAACTTTTTGATTATAGGGGTACAAAAGATGTAGAAAAATTGATCGAACTTATTCCATCACATAAACTACAGCTAATCATCTTTAATGAGCAAACGATAGGTAAATTACAACTTAGCAAGTACGAGAATGTTATTTATAAAGTTGAAGCGCACGATGATGTTATCGACATAAGTTCAAAACACGTTATTTTGGTAGATCTACCATCATCGATTGAGCAGATAAGTTTGCTCCAACATGCCGGTTTACCTGAACGAATATACGCATTGTTCCACCATGAACAAGATCATTTTTTTACTACAATACCAACTCGAAAGCATTTTTCTTGGTATTATCGCTTTTTAGTACAAAAAGGCTCTTTCGATTTGAACCGTTACGCTGAAAAGTTAGCTATTCATAAAGGATGGACAAAAGAAACAATAGAATTTATGTCAAAGGTGTTTTTTGAATTAGAATTTGTTAAAATAGACAATGGATTCATTTCTATATCAAATCATACAGAAAAAAGAGATTTGACTGAGTCAATAACGTATCGCTCAAAACAAGCACAGCTTGAGCTTGAACGTACATTTTCGTATTCATCATATCAACAATTGAAGCATTGGTTTGATAACAATAATAATAAAGGTTCGCAGGAGGCAGTGAACGAATGGATTTAA
- a CDS encoding adenine phosphoribosyltransferase: MDLKKYVTVVPDFPKEGIQFKDITTIMDKGEVYKYATDQIVKYASERKIDLVVGPEARGFIIGCPVAYALEVGFAPVRKEGKLPREVIKVDYGLEYGKDVLTIHKDAIKPGQRVLITDDLLATGGTIEATIKLVEELGGVVAGIAFLIELSYLDGRNKIDNYDVLSLMEF; the protein is encoded by the coding sequence ATGGATTTAAAAAAATATGTTACCGTAGTACCAGATTTTCCTAAAGAAGGAATACAATTTAAAGATATCACCACGATTATGGATAAAGGTGAAGTCTATAAATATGCAACAGATCAAATTGTGAAGTATGCAAGTGAAAGAAAAATTGATTTAGTAGTTGGACCAGAAGCAAGAGGATTTATTATTGGTTGTCCAGTAGCATATGCGTTAGAAGTAGGGTTTGCACCTGTAAGAAAAGAAGGTAAATTACCTCGTGAAGTGATAAAGGTCGATTATGGATTAGAGTATGGAAAAGATGTGCTTACGATTCATAAAGACGCGATAAAGCCAGGACAAAGAGTATTAATAACTGACGACTTATTAGCAACTGGTGGTACAATTGAAGCAACAATCAAACTTGTAGAAGAATTAGGTGGAGTTGTGGCAGGAATTGCCTTTTTAATCGAACTTTCGTATTTAGATGGTCGAAATAAGATTGATAATTATGATGTTCTTTCATTAATGGAATTTTAA
- a CDS encoding bifunctional (p)ppGpp synthetase/guanosine-3',5'-bis(diphosphate) 3'-pyrophosphohydrolase — translation MANEHVLTAEQVIDKARAYLSQDDIEFIANAYQFAEQAHHDQFRKSGEPYIIHPIQVAGILVDLELDPATIAAGFLHDVIEDTDTSIEKMTTEFGKEVAMLVDGVTKLGKIKYKSHEQQQAENHRKMFVAMAKDIRVILIKLADRLHNMRTLKHLPHEKQMRISNETLEIFAPLAHRLGISKIKWELEDTALRYLNPQQYYRIVNLMKKKRAEREQYLAETIQDLKTKVNDVSIKSEIYGRPKHIYSIYRKMILQNKQFNEIYDLLALRIIVNSIKDCYAVLGIIHTCWKPMPGRFKDYIAMPKPNMYQSLHTTVIGPKGEPMEVQIRTTVMHQIAEFGIAAHWSYKEGKTVSDKSSFETKMTWFREILEWQNDATNAEEFMESLKIDLFSDMVYIFTPKGDVIELPSGSVPIDFAYRIHSEIGNKTIGAKVNGKMVTLDYKLRTGDIIEILTSKHSYGPSQDWLKLAQTSQAKNKIRQFFKKQRREEHIEKGQELIEKEIKNLEFDVKEVLSPENLKVVAEKFNFNNEEDMYAAVGFNGITAAQVVTRLTDKWRKKKDEELEKNITEAASEVRQIPIPQAKKRDAGVRVQGIDNLLIRLSKCCNPVPGDEIVGFITKGRGVSIHRDDCPNINTEDAEKRLIPVEWEGHAKESREYNVEIEITGFDRRGLLNEVLQAVNESKTNISSVTGKTDRNKMAMINMAIFIKNISHLQKVVERIKQIPDVYSVRRIMN, via the coding sequence ATGGCTAATGAACATGTGTTAACAGCTGAACAGGTAATTGACAAGGCAAGAGCTTACTTGTCACAAGACGATATTGAATTTATCGCAAATGCATATCAGTTTGCGGAGCAAGCTCATCATGATCAATTTCGAAAATCTGGTGAGCCATATATTATTCATCCTATTCAAGTAGCAGGAATACTCGTTGATTTAGAGTTAGATCCTGCAACGATTGCAGCAGGTTTTCTTCACGATGTTATAGAGGACACTGATACTTCCATTGAAAAAATGACAACTGAGTTTGGCAAAGAAGTTGCTATGCTTGTAGATGGTGTAACAAAGCTCGGTAAAATTAAATATAAATCTCATGAACAACAGCAGGCTGAGAATCACCGAAAAATGTTTGTTGCTATGGCAAAGGATATACGCGTAATTTTAATAAAACTAGCAGATCGCTTGCATAATATGCGTACATTAAAGCATTTACCACATGAGAAACAAATGCGTATATCAAATGAAACTCTTGAAATTTTTGCCCCATTGGCTCATCGCCTTGGAATATCAAAAATAAAATGGGAGCTAGAAGATACTGCGTTACGATATTTAAACCCTCAGCAATACTATCGTATTGTGAACTTGATGAAGAAAAAACGGGCTGAAAGAGAGCAATACTTAGCTGAAACGATACAGGACTTAAAAACAAAGGTAAATGATGTATCGATTAAGTCAGAAATATATGGACGCCCTAAACATATTTACAGCATTTATCGAAAAATGATTCTACAAAATAAACAATTTAATGAAATCTATGATTTATTAGCTTTAAGAATTATTGTAAATAGCATCAAGGATTGTTATGCGGTCTTAGGAATTATTCATACGTGTTGGAAGCCTATGCCAGGCAGATTTAAGGATTATATAGCAATGCCAAAGCCTAATATGTATCAGTCCCTTCATACGACTGTTATAGGCCCAAAAGGTGAGCCTATGGAAGTACAAATACGAACGACTGTAATGCATCAAATTGCAGAATTCGGGATAGCGGCACATTGGTCGTACAAAGAAGGTAAAACTGTTAGTGATAAATCCTCATTTGAAACAAAAATGACTTGGTTCCGGGAAATTTTAGAGTGGCAAAATGATGCAACTAATGCAGAAGAATTTATGGAATCATTAAAAATTGATTTGTTCTCGGATATGGTATATATCTTTACACCAAAGGGTGATGTAATCGAGTTACCATCAGGTTCGGTTCCTATTGATTTTGCTTATCGTATTCATTCAGAAATTGGTAATAAGACAATTGGTGCAAAAGTTAATGGAAAGATGGTAACACTTGATTATAAATTAAGAACAGGTGACATTATTGAAATATTAACGTCGAAGCATTCTTATGGTCCAAGTCAAGACTGGTTAAAGCTTGCTCAAACTTCTCAAGCGAAAAATAAGATTAGACAATTTTTCAAGAAACAGCGACGTGAAGAGCATATTGAAAAAGGACAGGAATTGATTGAGAAAGAAATTAAGAACCTTGAGTTTGACGTGAAAGAAGTATTATCACCAGAAAATTTAAAGGTTGTTGCTGAAAAGTTCAACTTCAATAATGAAGAAGATATGTATGCAGCTGTTGGATTTAATGGAATTACAGCTGCTCAAGTTGTTACTCGTCTTACTGATAAATGGCGCAAAAAGAAAGACGAAGAACTAGAGAAGAATATTACAGAAGCTGCATCGGAAGTAAGACAAATTCCTATTCCTCAAGCCAAAAAGCGTGATGCAGGAGTTCGTGTGCAAGGAATTGACAACTTGCTCATTAGATTATCAAAATGTTGTAATCCTGTACCAGGTGATGAAATTGTTGGCTTTATAACAAAAGGGCGAGGTGTGTCCATACACCGTGATGATTGTCCCAACATAAATACTGAAGACGCTGAGAAAAGACTTATTCCTGTCGAATGGGAAGGTCATGCTAAAGAAAGTCGCGAATACAATGTGGAGATTGAGATAACAGGGTTTGATCGTAGAGGTCTGCTGAATGAAGTTCTGCAGGCTGTTAATGAATCAAAAACGAACATTTCATCTGTCACAGGGAAAACAGACCGTAATAAAATGGCTATGATTAATATGGCCATTTTTATAAAAAACATTAGTCATTTACAAAAAGTAGTAGAAAGAATTAAGCAGATTCCGGATGTGTATTCTGTTAGAAGGATCATGAATTAG
- the dtd gene encoding D-aminoacyl-tRNA deacylase, whose product MRVVVQRAKNGKVIVNEQTVGEVSHGLMLLVGVTHADTEEDAKYLAEKIVNLRIFEDDNGKMNLSLLDVGGQVLSVSQFTLYGDCRKGRRPNFMEAAKPEQAKAIYDLFNKQLMNNGAIVETGQFGKMMDVDFVNDGPVTLIIDSERA is encoded by the coding sequence ATGAGAGTAGTCGTGCAACGCGCTAAAAACGGAAAGGTCATTGTAAATGAGCAAACAGTTGGCGAAGTTTCTCATGGGCTTATGTTGCTAGTAGGTGTAACGCATGCTGATACAGAAGAAGATGCTAAATATTTAGCTGAAAAAATTGTTAATCTTCGAATTTTTGAAGATGACAATGGAAAAATGAATCTTTCATTATTAGATGTCGGTGGGCAAGTACTTTCTGTATCGCAATTTACATTATATGGTGATTGCCGTAAAGGACGGAGACCTAATTTCATGGAGGCAGCTAAACCTGAGCAGGCGAAAGCCATTTATGATTTATTTAATAAACAATTAATGAACAATGGTGCTATTGTTGAGACAGGTCAATTCGGAAAAATGATGGATGTTGATTTTGTCAATGATGGACCAGTGACATTAATCATTGATAGTGAGAGAGCGTAA